One Brassica napus cultivar Da-Ae chromosome C2, Da-Ae, whole genome shotgun sequence DNA window includes the following coding sequences:
- the LOC106436882 gene encoding glucomannan 4-beta-mannosyltransferase 2-like, whose product MDGVSPKFVLPETFDGVKMEITGQLGMIWELVKAPVIVPLLQLAVYICLLMSLMLLCERVYMGTVIVLVKLFWKKPEKRYKFEPIHDDEELGSSNFPVVLVQIPMFNEREVYKLSIGAASGLSWPSDRLVIQVLDDSTDPTVKQMVEMECQRWASKGINITYQIRENRVGYKAGALKEGLKRSYVKHCEYVVIFDADFQPEPDFLRRSIPFLVHNPNIALVQARWRFVNSDECLLTRMQEMSLDYHFTVEQEVGSSTHAFFGFNGTAGIWRIAAINEAGGWKDRTTVEDMDLAVRASLRGWKFLYLGDLQVKSELPSTFRAFRFQQHRWSCGPANLFRKMVMEIIRNKKVRFWKKVYVIYSFFFVRKVIAHWVTFCFYCVVLPLTILVPEVKVPIWGSVYIPSIITVLNSVGTPRSIHLLFYWILFENVMSLHRTKATLIGLFEAGRANEWVVTAKLGSGQSAKRNTKGLKKFPRIFKLPDRLNTLELGFAAFLFVCGCYDYVHGKNNYFIYLFLQTMSFFISGLGWIGTYVPS is encoded by the exons atgGACGGTGTTTCACCAAAGTTTGTGTTGCCGGAGACATTCGACGGTGTAAAGATGGAGATCACAGGCCAGCTAGGCATGATCTGGGAGCTTGTCAAGGCACCAGTGATTGTCCCTCTGCTTCAGCTAGCGGTTTACATCTGTCTGCTAATGTCTCTCATGCTGTTGTGTGAGAGGGTCTACATGGGAACCGTCATCGTCCTCGTCAAGCTCTTCTGGAAAAAACCTGAGAAACGCTACAAGTTCGAGCCCATTCACGACGATGAAGAGCTTGGAAGCTCCAATTTTCCAGTGGTCCTCGTCCAAATCCCCATGTTCAACGAACGAGAG GTTTACAAGCTATCAATAGGAGCGGCGTCTGGACTCTCGTGGCCGTCCGATCGTCTCGTGATTCAAGTGCTGGATGATTCAACAGATCCTACTGTTAAG CAAATGGTGGAGATGGAGTGCCAAAGATGGGCAAGTAAAGGAATAAATATAACGTATCAAATCAGAGAGAATAGAGTTGGGTACAAGGCCGGTGCGTTAAAAGAAGGACTCAAACGCAGCTATGTCAAACATTGCGAGTATGTTGTCATCTTCGACGCTGATTTTCAGCCCGAGCCTGATTTTCTTCGCCGTAGCATTCCATTTCTCGTCCACAATCCCAACATTGCACTCGTCCAGGCCCGATGGAGATTCG TAAATTCTGATGAATGCTTATTGACAAGGATGCAAGAAATGTCGCTGGACTACCATTTCACTGTTGAGCAAGAAGTCGGTTCATCAACACATGCTTTCTTCGGCTTTAAcg gAACCGCCGGAATATGGAGAATAGCAGCGATAAATGAAGCCGGCGGGTGGAAAGATAGGACCACCGTGGAAGATATGGACCTGGCCGTCCGAGCAAGTCTCCGTGGCTGGAAATTTCTCTACCTCGGTGACCTACAG gtgAAAAGTGAGCTTCCAAGTACTTTTAGAGCCTTCCGTTTCCAGCAACATAGATGGTCTTGTGGACCTGCAAATCTGTTTAGGAAAATGGTTATGGAGATCATCAGAAACAag AAAGTTAGATTCTGGAAGAAAGTGTATGTGATCTACAGCTTCTTCTTTGTGAGGAAAGTCATTGCACATTGGGTCACATTTTGTTTCTACTGCGTTGTTCTTCCTCTCACCATTCTTGTCCCTGAAGTTAAAGTTCCAATTTGGGGTTCCGTTTACATCCCTTCCATCATCACTGTCCTTAACTCTGTCGGTACTCCCAG gtCGATTCATCTGCTGTTCTATTGGATTCTATTTGAGAATGTGATGTCGCTGCACCGGACAAAGGCCACTCTCATTGGTCTGTTTGAGGCAGGTAGAGCTAACGAATGGGTCGTGACTGCTAAGCTTGGAAGCGGTCAAAGCGCTAAAAGGAATACAAAAGGGCTTAAAAAGTTCCCTAGAATCTTCAAGTTGCCTGATCG ATTGAATACATTGGAGCTAGGATTCGCGGCGTTCTTGTTCGTGTGTGGATGCTATGACTATGTGCATGGGAAGAACAATTACTTCATCTACTTGTTTCTTCAGACAATGTCCTTCTTCATCAGTGGGCTTGGCTGGATCGGGACATATGTCCCGAGTTAG